From the genome of Methylocystis echinoides:
GCGACGGCGAAGTCGTCGAAGGCTGCGCCTCGGTCAATGAATCGGCGATCACCGGCGAGTCCGCGCCCGTCATCCGCGAGGCTGGCGGCGACCGGTCGGCGGTGACGGGCGGCACAACCGTTCTATCCGACTGGATCAGGGTCAGGATCACGGCGGCGCCGGGCTCCACTTTCATTGACCAGATGATTGCGCTCGTGGAAGGCGCGCAACGGCAGAAGACGCCGAACGAGCTTGCTCTGTCGATCCTGCTGGCGGGCCTGACCATCGTATTCCTGATCGTCTGCGTCACGCTGTGGCCGTTGGCGCTCTATTCGGGAACGACCCTGTCGATCACGGTCCTGATCGCGCTGCTCGTCTGCCTGATCCCTACGACCATCGGCGGCTTGCTGTCGGCGATCGGTATCGCCGGCATGGACCGTCTCGTCCGCTTCAACGTCGTCGCCACTTCCGGACGCGCCGTAGAGGCTGCGGGCGACGTCGACACGCTGCTGCTCGACAAGACCGGCACCATCACCTTCGGCAATCGCATGGCAAACGAGTTCGTCCCCGTCGGCGGCGCGACCGATCAGGCCCTGGCGGAGGTGGTGCTGCTCGCCTCTCTTGCGGACGAGACGCCGGAAGGGCGTTCCATCGTCTCGCTCGCGACGTCGAGTTACGGCGTAGCGGCTCCGCCGCTCGGCGCGGAGGCGACGATCGTTCCCTTCTCGGCGCACACACGCGTTTCCGGCGTCGATTTGCCTCGCCGTTCGCTGCGCAAGGGGGCGGTGGACGCAATCGTCGGGCAGGCTGCGTCTGTCCCCGTTGATTTCGAACGGGCGGTCGAGCGCATTTCACGCTCGGGCGGAACGCCCCTGGCGGTCGCCGAGAACGGGCGCCTGCTCGGCGTGATCCATCTCAAGGACATTATTAAGCCGGACATCAAGGCCCGCTTCGCTGCGCTGCGGGCGATGGGAATCAAGACGGTGATGGTGACGGGCGACAATCCGATCACCGCGGCCGCCATCGCCGGCGAAGCAGGCGTCGACGATTTCATTGCGCAAGCGAAGCCTGAGGACAAGCTCGCCTATATCCGCAAGGAACAGCAGGGCGGGCGTCTCATCGCCATGTGCGGCGACGGCGCCAATGACGCGCCCGCGCTGGCGCAGGCCGATGTCGGCGTCGCGATGCAGACGGGCACGCAGGCGGCGCGGGAAGCGGGCAATATGGTCGACCTCGACAGCGATCCGACGAAGCTCATCGAGATCGTTCAGATCGGCAAGCAATTGCTCATGACGCGCGGCTCGCTGACCACCTTTTCGATCGCCAACGACGTCGCGAAATATTTTGCGATCATTCCGGCCCTGTTCGTGGTCGCATTTCCAGAACTCGACGCGCTCAACCTCATGAAGCTGGCCTCGCCCCAGTCGGCGATCCTCTCCGCCGTCATCTTCAATGCGCTCGTTATCGTCGCCCTGATACCGCTCGCCTTGAGGGGCGTCGAATACCGTCCCGTCGGCGCGGCCGCGCTCTTACGCCGCAATCTGCTCGTCTACGGGCTCGGCGGACTCGTGGTCCCCTTCGTCGGGATCAAGGCGATCGACCTGATCGTGTCCGCGCTTCATCTCGCCTGAGGAGGCTACCCATGTTGTCGCAATTTCGTCCCGCGATCTTCATGATCCTGCTGTTCACCGCCTTCACCGGCCTCGCTTATCCCCTGGCGATCGCCGCCATCGCCCAGCTCGCATTCGCGGTCCAGGCCAATGGCGGGCTGATCGAGCGCGACGGCAAGGTCGTCGGCTCGGCGCTCATCGGGCAGAACTTCGTCAGCGACCGGTATTTTCACGGACGCCCTTCCGCCACGCTCGGGAGCGATCCCGCAGATCCAGCCAAGATGGTCGAAGCGCCGTATAATGCGGCAAATTCCATGGGCTCCAATCTCGGGCCGACATCGAAGAAGCTTGTGGATCGCGTGAATGGGGCGATCGAAGCCGAATTCGCCGCAGGGCGAATTGGCATGGTTGCGGCGGACGCGGCCACGACCTCCGCCTCGGGTCTCGACCCGGACATCTCGCCGCAATACGCTCTGGCGCAAGTCGCCGCCGTCGCAAAGGCACGCGGCCTTGCCGAGGATCGTGTCCAGGCCCTTGTCGAAGCGCATTCTGACAACCGCATCTTCGGCGTCTTCGGAGAGCCGCGCGTGAATGTCCTAAAGCTGAACATGGCGCTGGACACGCTGAGATAACATCGGAGAAGCGTCGAGCTTGAGCCTCGGAGAGCGCCGCCCCGATCCTGACGCGCTCCTTGCCCTGACCGGCAAGGACGGACAGGGAAAGCTTCGCGTTTTTCTTGGCGCCGCGCCAGGCGTGGGCAAGACCTATGCGATGCTCGCGCGCGCCAGCGCGGCGCGCGCCAACGGGCAGGACGTCGTCATCGGGCTTGTCGAAACCCACGGCCGCAAAGAGACAGAGGCTTTGGTCGAGGGCCTCGAAATTCTGCCGAGGCGAAAGATCGCCTATCGCGGTCGCCTTATCGATGAATTCGACATCGACGCGGCTCTGGCGCGCAAGCCGCAGCTCATCGTCGTCGACGAACTCGCTCATACCAATGCGCCGGACAGCCGGCATCCCAAACGCTGGCAGGACGTCGAAGAGCTTCTGGACGCCGGCGTCGATGTCTGGACCGCGCTCAACATTCAGCATCTGGAAAGTCTCGCAGACGTCGTTTCGCGGATCACCGGCGTCGCGGTTCGCGAGACCGTGCCCGACCGCATCCTGCAAGGCGCCGACGTCATCGTCGTCGACATCACGCCGGACGAGCTTCTCCAGCGATTGCGGGAGGGGAAGGTCTATGTTCCCGAAACCGCACGACGGGCGACGCAGAATTTCTTCACCCCACGAAATCTGACGGCCCTGCGCGAACTCGCGCTGCGACGTACCGCCGAGCGCGTCGACGATCAGATGGTTGCGTTCCTGCGGCAAGGGGCCATTGAGGGGCCCTGGGCGACCGCCGAGCGGCTCCTCGTTTGCGTCGGGGCCGAAGGGTCTGAGGGCGTGGTGCGGGAGGCCGCCCGCCTCGCGAGCGCGCTCAACGCCTCCTGGGTCGCAGCCTTTGTCGAACGAACGGGGCATGAAGCGCAAACCGCCGAAGCCGTTCGGAAAGTGGATGACGCCCTGCGTCTGGCGGAAAGACTGGGCGCCGAGATCGCGCGGCTTTCCGGCGACGATCTCGCGGGGGAAATTCTGAAATTCGCGCGTCAGGAAAACATCACGCAGATCGTCCTCGGCCGATCCCGCACGGGTTTTCTGGGCAAGCTTTTCAGACGCTCGCTGCCGGACGAGATTGCTCGGCGCGCGAAGGACATCGCCGTGCTTCTCGCCGGCGTCGGCGAAGGCGCCCCGGCGCAGTTCGAATGGAAGCCGCCCAAGCCTTCTCAGCTCTCGGCGGACTTCGCCGCCGCCGCAGGGGCCGTTCTCCTTACCGTCGGCTTTGGCGTCTTGCTCGATCACTGGCTTCCGATCCCGAACATAGCGGTGATCTTTCTGCTGCCGGTGATGGTCTGCGCCATTTGGCTCGGCCTTTCGTCCGCGATCGCCGCCGCCGTCCTGTCGTTCTTCGCCTGCGACTTCTTCTTTGTGGAGCCGCGCTATGGTTTCGCCGTGTCGAAGCCGCAGGAGTTCATCGAACTTCTGGTTTCGCTTGCGGTCGCGACAGCCACAGGGATGCTCGCGAGCCGCATGCGCGAGCAATCCCACGCCATGCTGCGCAGAGCCGAAACAGCGCAATCCCTCTTCGATTTCTCGAGAAAACTGTCGGCCGCGACCAGTGAAGAAGATATTTTGTGGGCGACGATGACCCAGGTCCAGAAGGCGCTGGAGGCCCCGCGCGTCGTTCTCCTCGCGCCCGACGACGGCGAGCTTGCGATCTCTGCGTCATGGCCCCCGTTCGACCAACTCGACGCGGGCGAGGAAGGCGCGGCCAGATGGGCGCTGGAAAAGGGGGAGGCGGCCGGTTGGCGAACCGGCACCCTGCCCAACGTACGCTTCCAGTTTCGTCCGCTCGCAACCCCGCGAGGCGTCGTCGCCGTCTGCGGCGTCGAACCCAAGCGACGAGACGAGGCCTTCACCGGGCAGGAAGAGCGCATGCTGACCGCGCTTCTCGAACAGACCGCGATTGCTATTGACAGATCACGCCTCGTCGACGGCTCGATAAAGGCGGCGGCGCTGGCAGAGAATGAACGATTGCGCACCACCCTGCTCGCGTCGCTTTCGCACGATCTTCGCACGCCCCTCGCCTCGATCACCGCCGCGATCACGAGCCTTCGGAGCCTCGGAGAGAAGCTGCCCTCCGACGACCGCCGGGACCTCATGGCGTCGATCGAGGAGGAGGCCGCGCGGCTCGGCGGCTTCATCGCCAATTTGCTCGACATGACGCGCATAGAAGCGGGGGGCCTCGCACCCACCCGCGATCTCGTCAATGTCGCGGCTGCGGTTCGCACCGCCGTCGAGCGCGTCCGGAAAGCCTATCCGGAGCAGAAAACGGCGATCAGCGTCTCTCCCGACCTGCCTCCAATACGCGGCGACGCCAGCCTTCTGGGACAAGTCCTTTTCAACCTTCTGGATAATGCGCACAAATATGGCGGTCCAAGGGGCGTAATCGT
Proteins encoded in this window:
- a CDS encoding sensor histidine kinase KdpD, translated to MSLGERRPDPDALLALTGKDGQGKLRVFLGAAPGVGKTYAMLARASAARANGQDVVIGLVETHGRKETEALVEGLEILPRRKIAYRGRLIDEFDIDAALARKPQLIVVDELAHTNAPDSRHPKRWQDVEELLDAGVDVWTALNIQHLESLADVVSRITGVAVRETVPDRILQGADVIVVDITPDELLQRLREGKVYVPETARRATQNFFTPRNLTALRELALRRTAERVDDQMVAFLRQGAIEGPWATAERLLVCVGAEGSEGVVREAARLASALNASWVAAFVERTGHEAQTAEAVRKVDDALRLAERLGAEIARLSGDDLAGEILKFARQENITQIVLGRSRTGFLGKLFRRSLPDEIARRAKDIAVLLAGVGEGAPAQFEWKPPKPSQLSADFAAAAGAVLLTVGFGVLLDHWLPIPNIAVIFLLPVMVCAIWLGLSSAIAAAVLSFFACDFFFVEPRYGFAVSKPQEFIELLVSLAVATATGMLASRMREQSHAMLRRAETAQSLFDFSRKLSAATSEEDILWATMTQVQKALEAPRVVLLAPDDGELAISASWPPFDQLDAGEEGAARWALEKGEAAGWRTGTLPNVRFQFRPLATPRGVVAVCGVEPKRRDEAFTGQEERMLTALLEQTAIAIDRSRLVDGSIKAAALAENERLRTTLLASLSHDLRTPLASITAAITSLRSLGEKLPSDDRRDLMASIEEEAARLGGFIANLLDMTRIEAGGLAPTRDLVNVAAAVRTAVERVRKAYPEQKTAISVSPDLPPIRGDASLLGQVLFNLLDNAHKYGGPRGVIVHARREGADVVITVTDEGPGVKPADLERIFEKFYRGGRTDGRKAGTGLGLSICRGLVQAMGGEIVAQSPAIRRRGTRIVMRFPAVEEAPGGARP
- the kdpB gene encoding potassium-transporting ATPase subunit KdpB codes for the protein MSPKVAAPGLFDPDVVKRACIDAFIKLDPRKLSRNPVIFVTEIVSFVVTGFFVRDLLAHNGVAFFSGQIAAWLWFTVLFANFAEAVAEGRGKAQADALRKTRSDTHAKRLIDPEGAAGMKKVYQGVSALELKIGDMVLVEAGDLVPGDGEVVEGCASVNESAITGESAPVIREAGGDRSAVTGGTTVLSDWIRVRITAAPGSTFIDQMIALVEGAQRQKTPNELALSILLAGLTIVFLIVCVTLWPLALYSGTTLSITVLIALLVCLIPTTIGGLLSAIGIAGMDRLVRFNVVATSGRAVEAAGDVDTLLLDKTGTITFGNRMANEFVPVGGATDQALAEVVLLASLADETPEGRSIVSLATSSYGVAAPPLGAEATIVPFSAHTRVSGVDLPRRSLRKGAVDAIVGQAASVPVDFERAVERISRSGGTPLAVAENGRLLGVIHLKDIIKPDIKARFAALRAMGIKTVMVTGDNPITAAAIAGEAGVDDFIAQAKPEDKLAYIRKEQQGGRLIAMCGDGANDAPALAQADVGVAMQTGTQAAREAGNMVDLDSDPTKLIEIVQIGKQLLMTRGSLTTFSIANDVAKYFAIIPALFVVAFPELDALNLMKLASPQSAILSAVIFNALVIVALIPLALRGVEYRPVGAAALLRRNLLVYGLGGLVVPFVGIKAIDLIVSALHLA
- the kdpC gene encoding potassium-transporting ATPase subunit KdpC translates to MLSQFRPAIFMILLFTAFTGLAYPLAIAAIAQLAFAVQANGGLIERDGKVVGSALIGQNFVSDRYFHGRPSATLGSDPADPAKMVEAPYNAANSMGSNLGPTSKKLVDRVNGAIEAEFAAGRIGMVAADAATTSASGLDPDISPQYALAQVAAVAKARGLAEDRVQALVEAHSDNRIFGVFGEPRVNVLKLNMALDTLR